From one Lycium barbarum isolate Lr01 chromosome 6, ASM1917538v2, whole genome shotgun sequence genomic stretch:
- the LOC132643527 gene encoding histone H2A: MESTGKVKKGAAGRRGGGPKKKPVTRSVRAGLQFPVGRIGRYLKKGRYAQRVGTGAPVYLAAVLEYLAAEVLELAGNAARDNKKNRIIPRHLLLAVRNDEELGKLLAGVTIAHGGVLPNINPVLLPKKTGGEKAGKEPKSPSKAGKSPKKA, encoded by the exons ATGGAGTCTACAGGAAAAGTGAAGAAAGGTGCAGCTGGAAGAAGAGGTGGTGGTCCAAAGAAGAAGCCGGTAACCCGGTCTGTTAGAGCCGGTTTACAGTTTCCGGTTGGTAGAATTGGGCGTTACTTGAAAAAAGGGCGATATGCTCAACGTGTTGGCACTGGTGCCCCGGTTTATTTGGCTGCTGTTCTTGAATATTTGGCTGCTGAG GTGTTGGAGTTGGCTGGAAATGCTGCACGTGACAACAAGAAGAACAGAATTATTCCAAGGCATTTGCTTTTGGCTGTGAGGAATGATGAAGAGTTAGGGAAGCTACTTGCTGGTGTGACAATTGCACATGGTGGTGTTCTTCCTAACATTAACCCTGTTTTGTTGCCTAAGAAGACTGGTGGTGAAAAGGCTGGGAAGGAGCCTAAATCTCCATCCAAAGCTGGCAAATCTCCTAAGAAGGCTTAG